In candidate division WOR-3 bacterium, one DNA window encodes the following:
- a CDS encoding ABC transporter ATP-binding protein, which yields MPDDNLIVETVELVKRYPMGRQELVALKGVSLRFCQGEFSGVIGPSGSGKTTLLNIIGTLDVPSAGSVRVLGETVERLSPAAAARLRSRHIGFVFQTFNLLPVYTAYENVEFPLLLLGMGAQERRRRVMAALEWVGLADRADSYPSQLSGGECQRVAIARAMVKEPALVLADEPTANLDAENSYHILETMQKLNQELGTTFIFSTHDDKVIGYLRRRIRLVDGRVAADEAG from the coding sequence ATGCCGGATGACAATCTGATTGTCGAGACCGTGGAGCTGGTGAAGCGCTATCCGATGGGCCGGCAGGAGCTGGTGGCGCTGAAAGGGGTCAGTCTGCGGTTTTGCCAGGGCGAATTCAGCGGTGTGATCGGACCTTCGGGTTCGGGCAAGACGACCCTGCTGAATATCATCGGCACGCTGGATGTGCCCAGCGCCGGTTCAGTGCGGGTGCTGGGTGAAACCGTGGAACGGCTTTCACCGGCTGCCGCTGCCCGGCTGCGCAGTCGTCATATCGGTTTTGTGTTCCAGACCTTCAACCTGCTGCCGGTCTATACCGCCTATGAGAATGTGGAATTTCCCCTGCTGCTGCTGGGTATGGGGGCACAGGAACGGCGCAGGCGGGTAATGGCGGCGCTGGAATGGGTCGGTCTGGCAGATCGGGCAGACTCCTATCCTAGCCAGCTTTCCGGCGGTGAGTGCCAGCGGGTGGCGATCGCCCGGGCGATGGTCAAGGAGCCGGCGCTGGTGCTGGCGGATGAGCCGACCGCCAATCTGGATGCCGAGAACTCCTATCATATTCTGGAGACGATGCAGAAACTGAATCAGGAGCTGGGCACAACCTTTATCTTTTCCACCCATGATGACAAGGTGATCGGTTATCTGCGCCGGCGGATCAGACTGGTCGACGGCCGGGTGGCAGCTGATGAAGCCGGGTAA
- a CDS encoding FtsX-like permease family protein, which translates to MLTLLGLAWRNLRSAGLRTGLNSFALSLGFVMIIFGQGLLEGVNRQAERMAVDYDVGGGQFWQKNYDPYDYSTLTHAHAPIPAAFQPLIDRGEAVPILVVPATVRYPGGVMPVLLKGIVPWQQVVKIPSAGLDSGNGTMPVVTGMRMAQMLGVSAGDTVQIQLLDAAGQTVEVRGRVVAVMSTPVATVDEGQLWLPLDRLAELAGLEGQATLVTVRQGYPQHKLPAVSGWVFQSPAVLLSDLRQMIGTKTVGQSVFFVVLFLLALLAIFDTQVFAIFRRRREIGTLVALGMTRGQVVALFTLEGALYGVFAALFGAVYGLPLFVYLNRHGISFPGGSSWGFALEERMYPVYSSGLIIGTTLLVLISAAFVAWLPARRIARLKPTDALRGRWG; encoded by the coding sequence ATGCTGACTCTGCTGGGACTTGCCTGGCGGAACCTGCGCAGTGCCGGTCTGCGCACCGGACTGAACTCGTTTGCGCTGTCGCTGGGATTTGTGATGATCATCTTCGGGCAGGGTCTGCTTGAGGGTGTGAACCGGCAGGCAGAAAGGATGGCGGTGGATTATGATGTAGGTGGCGGTCAGTTCTGGCAGAAGAACTATGACCCATATGATTACTCAACCCTGACTCATGCCCATGCACCCATTCCGGCTGCATTTCAGCCGCTGATTGACCGGGGTGAGGCGGTGCCGATTCTGGTCGTGCCGGCGACAGTCCGGTATCCCGGAGGGGTGATGCCGGTGTTGCTGAAGGGTATTGTGCCCTGGCAGCAGGTGGTGAAAATCCCGAGTGCCGGTCTGGACAGTGGCAACGGGACGATGCCGGTGGTGACCGGTATGCGGATGGCACAGATGCTCGGGGTAAGTGCGGGCGATACAGTGCAGATTCAGCTGCTGGATGCAGCGGGACAGACGGTTGAAGTCCGGGGCAGGGTTGTTGCGGTGATGAGTACGCCGGTGGCGACAGTTGATGAGGGGCAGCTGTGGCTGCCGCTGGACCGGCTGGCAGAACTTGCCGGTCTCGAGGGACAGGCAACACTGGTCACGGTCCGGCAGGGCTATCCGCAGCACAAGCTGCCCGCAGTTTCCGGCTGGGTTTTTCAGTCCCCGGCGGTGCTGCTTTCTGATCTGCGGCAGATGATCGGCACGAAAACTGTCGGGCAGTCGGTATTCTTTGTTGTGCTTTTTCTGCTGGCACTGCTGGCAATCTTTGATACCCAGGTGTTTGCCATCTTCCGCCGGCGCCGGGAGATCGGCACACTGGTGGCATTGGGGATGACCAGAGGTCAGGTGGTGGCGCTGTTCACCCTTGAGGGTGCTCTTTACGGGGTGTTTGCCGCACTGTTCGGTGCGGTTTACGGTCTGCCGCTTTTTGTCTATCTGAACCGGCACGGAATTTCATTTCCGGGTGGCAGTTCCTGGGGGTTTGCCCTTGAGGAACGGATGTATCCGGTCTACTCCTCCGGGCTGATTATCGGCACGACACTGCTGGTACTGATTTCGGCCGCATTTGTCGCCTGGCTGCCTGCCCGGCGGATTGCCAGGCTGAAGCCGACCGATGCCCTGCGCGGCAGGTGGGGATGA
- a CDS encoding FtsX-like permease family protein has product MSWFVIKGILRDRSRSLFPLVVVTVGVALAVFLDAYLRGAQDSIFAATARLATGHLRVVTRAQAELGNRHSLRFTLKDIDSLVFSLSQRYPEISWHPRLRFSGVIRSNKTGLPGIPFTGLGMDLTPEGPERKRLRLDLGLVAGGLPEEGGAGLGFRLAQQLGVVPGDTVVIVTTRADGELTELRLAVAGIIRFGVSALDRQLLVADIGEVQALLGAGHQATELLGFFRHGFYDDHRAVALARSFNLLPAGSEERSAPVMQALRDAAGFGSLIELISAATGLVVFIFVLAMAVVLLNAGLLNSLRRYQEIGIRLALGETKLHLYGSLLSEAFFIGSAGSLLGTLLGLGASWYLQTHGLDISGMMRNASVVMEDVLRARIAGRTFFIGFLPGLTATFAGSALAGLGIFRRSPARLTRELAE; this is encoded by the coding sequence ATGAGCTGGTTTGTCATTAAGGGGATACTGCGGGACCGGAGCCGGAGCCTTTTTCCCTTGGTGGTCGTGACCGTCGGCGTGGCGCTGGCGGTTTTTCTTGATGCCTATCTGCGCGGGGCACAGGACAGCATCTTTGCCGCAACCGCCCGTCTGGCAACGGGTCATCTGCGGGTTGTGACCCGGGCACAGGCTGAACTGGGAAACCGGCACAGTCTCAGATTCACCCTGAAGGATATTGACAGTCTGGTTTTCAGCCTGAGTCAGCGGTATCCGGAGATCAGCTGGCATCCCCGGCTCCGGTTTTCCGGAGTCATCCGCAGCAACAAGACCGGACTTCCGGGCATACCGTTCACCGGGCTGGGTATGGACCTGACTCCTGAGGGTCCGGAGCGGAAACGGCTCCGGCTCGACCTCGGGCTGGTGGCGGGCGGTCTGCCGGAAGAAGGTGGTGCCGGGCTGGGTTTCCGGCTGGCGCAGCAGCTGGGTGTGGTTCCGGGAGATACGGTGGTGATCGTTACCACCCGGGCTGATGGTGAGCTGACCGAGCTGCGGCTGGCGGTTGCGGGCATTATCCGCTTTGGGGTGTCTGCACTGGACCGGCAGCTGCTGGTGGCAGATATTGGTGAGGTTCAGGCATTGCTTGGTGCCGGGCACCAGGCAACCGAACTGCTGGGGTTCTTTCGTCACGGTTTTTATGATGACCACCGGGCGGTGGCGCTCGCCCGCAGTTTTAATCTCCTGCCGGCGGGCAGTGAGGAGCGAAGTGCGCCCGTTATGCAGGCGCTGCGGGACGCTGCCGGATTCGGTTCGCTGATTGAGCTGATCAGCGCGGCGACCGGTCTGGTGGTGTTCATTTTCGTGCTGGCGATGGCGGTAGTGCTGCTGAATGCGGGGCTTTTGAACTCCTTGCGCCGGTATCAGGAGATCGGGATCCGGCTGGCGCTGGGTGAGACCAAACTGCATCTCTACGGTTCGCTGCTGAGTGAGGCGTTTTTTATCGGCAGCGCCGGGTCGTTGCTGGGCACACTGCTGGGACTGGGTGCCAGCTGGTATCTGCAGACCCATGGTCTGGACATCAGCGGGATGATGCGCAATGCCTCGGTGGTGATGGAGGATGTGCTACGGGCACGGATTGCCGGCAGGACATTTTTTATCGGATTTTTACCCGGCCTGACTGCCACCTTTGCGGGCAGTGCCCTTGCCGGGCTGGGTATCTTCCGCCGTTCGCCGGCACGGCTGACCCGGGAACTTGCTGAATAG
- a CDS encoding DUF1425 domain-containing protein translates to MRRINQTLVLGAAVLLLCLCAQTINSLWINRETDSRRWVINNPVLASDIRVLDVREEESDDALVVSVLLKNGWHMPIGGKVKMLFYDEKGVQLDDSWGWHQVMLESNQEQWFKFVAPAPADRISRMKLMIRGINRYSAAQP, encoded by the coding sequence ATGAGACGGATCAATCAGACACTGGTTCTGGGCGCTGCTGTTCTGCTGTTATGCCTGTGTGCCCAGACCATCAACTCGCTCTGGATCAACCGCGAAACCGACTCCCGGCGCTGGGTGATCAACAATCCGGTGCTGGCAAGTGATATCCGGGTGCTGGATGTCCGGGAGGAGGAGTCGGACGATGCGCTGGTGGTGAGCGTGCTTTTGAAGAACGGCTGGCACATGCCGATCGGTGGCAAGGTGAAGATGCTGTTTTATGACGAAAAGGGGGTACAGCTTGACGATTCCTGGGGCTGGCATCAGGTGATGCTTGAGTCCAATCAGGAGCAGTGGTTCAAGTTTGTGGCACCGGCGCCCGCCGACCGGATTTCCCGGATGAAGCTGATGATCCGGGGCATCAACCGTTATTCTGCTGCCCAGCCGTAA
- a CDS encoding tetratricopeptide repeat protein, translating into MHRFRFWLLVPVCGLMVCGPPATVKPEAPARYFTNLVYAPAVERYRKTVEEKFRAQDRSYILSLLSYGIASFYDLNLEQARKAFFAAYKVDAGDRPEAAKLYDWLVVDSRTVYKLRKRERELVHFYLGLCYLLQNNPQEALVEFRKLRQYDQDASKLPIVNFYLGLIYEKLGKPDDARIEYQGLAQIADTGTVIFNLAQELLAGIADHEVPDSGQMELIVQIDHQTAGSIGRTEVWLDSLGVIATIPELMDSFPVRLSGAEATRKAAQEAGAKAARLALRVLGALLLEKALPGYGEELADDIADITLGKEEENRDTRAWGYAPLNFSFARLKIPVNTCRVRLRFYDRSGTLTGYCDYPLATGGRAGFCDRHEGRYRTWFIIAGLAEEFYGY; encoded by the coding sequence ATGCACCGGTTCCGGTTCTGGCTGCTGGTTCCGGTCTGCGGGCTTATGGTCTGCGGACCGCCGGCAACCGTCAAGCCTGAAGCACCTGCCCGTTATTTCACCAATCTCGTCTATGCGCCCGCAGTGGAGCGATACCGGAAGACCGTGGAGGAGAAGTTCCGGGCGCAGGACCGGTCCTACATCCTTTCCCTGCTGAGCTACGGGATTGCCAGTTTTTATGACCTGAACCTGGAGCAGGCGCGCAAGGCATTTTTTGCCGCCTACAAGGTGGATGCGGGCGACCGGCCTGAGGCGGCGAAGCTCTATGACTGGCTGGTGGTGGACTCCCGGACGGTGTATAAACTGCGGAAGCGGGAACGGGAGCTGGTTCATTTCTATCTCGGGCTGTGCTATCTCCTCCAGAACAACCCGCAGGAGGCGCTGGTCGAGTTCAGGAAGCTGCGTCAGTATGATCAGGATGCCTCAAAACTGCCGATTGTGAACTTCTATCTCGGTCTGATTTATGAGAAGCTGGGCAAGCCGGATGATGCCCGGATTGAATATCAGGGGCTGGCACAGATAGCCGACACCGGCACGGTAATTTTCAATCTGGCGCAGGAGCTGCTTGCCGGGATTGCCGACCATGAGGTCCCGGACAGCGGGCAGATGGAACTGATCGTTCAGATTGATCATCAGACCGCCGGCTCAATCGGCAGAACCGAGGTCTGGCTGGATTCGCTCGGGGTGATCGCCACCATACCGGAGCTGATGGACAGCTTTCCGGTCCGGCTGAGCGGGGCGGAGGCAACCCGCAAGGCGGCACAGGAGGCCGGGGCAAAGGCGGCACGGCTGGCGCTGCGGGTTCTGGGTGCATTACTGCTGGAGAAGGCGTTGCCCGGTTACGGCGAGGAGCTGGCAGACGACATTGCCGATATTACGCTCGGCAAGGAGGAGGAGAACCGGGACACCCGTGCCTGGGGTTATGCCCCATTGAACTTTTCCTTTGCCCGGCTCAAAATTCCGGTAAATACCTGCCGGGTCCGGCTCCGGTTTTACGACCGGTCGGGCACGCTGACCGGTTATTGCGACTATCCGCTGGCAACGGGCGGACGGGCAGGCTTCTGCGACCGGCATGAGGGCCGATACCGGACCTGGTTCATCATTGCCGGTCTGGCGGAGGAGTTTTATGGTTATTAA